A genomic region of Stenotrophomonas sp. NA06056 contains the following coding sequences:
- the ybaL gene encoding YbaL family putative K(+) efflux transporter, whose amino-acid sequence MHHDTDLINIVAVGLGLAFIFGALANKLRLSPLVGYLVAGICVGPFTPGFVADQALANQLAELGVMLLMFGVGLHFSLKDLMAVKAIAIPGAIGQILVATLLGWGLAALMGWPVIHGVVFGFALATASTVVLLRAMEERRLLETQRGKIAVGWLIVEDLACVLALVMMPVMAGVFGPDAANEHHTIGSVLASIGWTFVQLGLFVAVMLVVGRRVIPWILERIAGTGSRELFTLSVLAIALGVAFGSAMLFGVSFALGAFFAGMLLNESELSHKAASDSLPLRDAFAVLFFVSVGMLFNPSILIEHPWQVLATAGIIMFGKSAAAFFIVRAFGHPTGTALTISASLAQIGEFAFIIAGLGVTLKILPPTGQALVLAGALISIMLNPLVFGLLDRWLLKHQETTPTAVETELPPGPSLDLHDHAIVIGYGRVGSALAQVLRDRGVPVMIIDDNKEHVAEAHAAGLPGIRGSAASDKVLAEAHPERAKIAVLAIPQPLEAGETLAKLRALNPNLTLLARAHSDAEVKHLLEHGADGTVMAERELAYSLAEMIMATPPYRNLGQHSIPVV is encoded by the coding sequence ATGCACCATGACACCGACCTGATCAACATCGTTGCCGTTGGCCTTGGGCTCGCCTTCATCTTCGGCGCGCTGGCCAACAAGCTGCGTTTGTCTCCGCTGGTCGGTTACCTGGTTGCTGGCATCTGTGTAGGACCGTTCACCCCCGGCTTCGTCGCCGACCAGGCGCTGGCCAACCAGCTGGCCGAGCTGGGCGTGATGCTGCTGATGTTCGGCGTCGGCCTGCATTTCTCGCTGAAGGACCTGATGGCGGTGAAGGCCATCGCCATTCCCGGTGCCATCGGCCAGATCCTGGTCGCCACCCTGCTCGGCTGGGGCCTGGCGGCATTGATGGGGTGGCCGGTCATCCACGGCGTGGTGTTCGGTTTCGCGCTGGCCACGGCCAGTACCGTGGTGCTGCTGCGCGCGATGGAAGAGCGCCGCCTGCTGGAAACCCAGCGCGGCAAGATCGCGGTCGGCTGGCTGATCGTCGAGGACCTGGCCTGCGTGCTGGCACTGGTGATGATGCCGGTGATGGCCGGTGTGTTCGGGCCCGACGCAGCCAATGAACACCACACCATCGGCAGCGTGCTGGCCAGCATCGGCTGGACGTTCGTGCAGCTGGGCCTGTTCGTGGCGGTGATGCTGGTGGTCGGCCGCCGGGTCATTCCGTGGATCCTGGAGCGCATCGCCGGTACCGGTTCGCGCGAACTGTTCACCCTGTCGGTGCTGGCGATCGCGCTGGGCGTGGCGTTCGGTTCGGCGATGCTGTTCGGCGTGTCCTTCGCGCTGGGCGCGTTCTTCGCTGGCATGCTGCTCAACGAATCCGAACTCAGCCACAAGGCGGCCAGTGATTCACTGCCGCTGCGTGATGCATTCGCGGTGCTGTTCTTCGTCTCGGTGGGCATGCTGTTCAACCCCAGCATCCTGATCGAGCACCCGTGGCAGGTGCTGGCCACCGCCGGCATCATCATGTTCGGCAAGTCGGCCGCGGCGTTCTTCATCGTACGCGCGTTCGGCCACCCCACCGGCACGGCGCTGACCATCTCGGCCAGCCTCGCGCAGATCGGTGAGTTCGCCTTCATCATCGCCGGGCTTGGCGTGACCCTGAAGATCCTGCCGCCCACTGGCCAGGCGCTGGTGCTGGCCGGCGCGCTGATCTCGATCATGCTCAATCCGCTGGTGTTCGGCCTGCTCGACCGCTGGCTGCTGAAGCATCAGGAAACCACGCCCACGGCAGTGGAGACCGAGTTGCCGCCCGGGCCGTCGCTGGACCTGCATGACCATGCCATCGTCATCGGCTATGGCCGCGTCGGCAGTGCGTTGGCGCAGGTGCTGCGCGACCGTGGCGTGCCGGTGATGATCATCGACGACAACAAGGAACACGTGGCCGAGGCACATGCGGCGGGCCTGCCCGGCATCCGCGGCAGCGCTGCGTCGGACAAGGTGCTGGCCGAGGCCCATCCCGAGCGCGCGAAGATCGCGGTGCTGGCGATCCCGCAGCCACTGGAAGCTGGTGAAACGCTGGCCAAGCTGCGCGCGCTCAATCCGAACCTGACCCTGCTGGCGCGTGCGCACAGCGACGCCGAAGTGAAGCATCTGCTGGAACACGGTGCCGATGGCACGGTGATGGCCGAGCGCGAACTGGCCTATTCGCTGGCGGAAATGATCATGGCTACGCCGCCGTACCGGAACCTGGGGCAGCACAGCATTCCGGTGGTGTGA
- a CDS encoding TonB-dependent receptor yields the protein MTRKTSLIAAAVAVALGGSPFVAVAQQAGTAANTLDTVIVTGTRVADRTVAESQSPIDIITPEILQSTGTGELATALSRALPSLNFPRPALTDGTSGVRPAQLRGLSPDQVLVLVNGKRRHTSAMINVNGSIGRGSSAVDINAIPIAAIERVEVLRDGASAQYGSDAIAGVINIVLKGGGSGGSLAVDYGQYSAGDGNKYQLSGDTGVEFGNGRGRVHVAGQISQQDESDRAGPYRGTTPNTGNFPSIGQTTFIVGDPKVDATAASVNASFDFSDHVTGYASALLSNRDITSFAFYRSRNHSGQTALLAQTYPDGYVPQINQYSKDRSLVAGVKGNTDNGWTWDLSLNHGENTLDFHTRNSINYSLGATSPRSFYDGTLKYQQDIFNADLTKSLDWGLAYPVTLSFGGEYRREKWDQNPGELNSYTGSGAQGFAGFTPTNEVHTDRHNYAVYAGLEADLTEKFSAGITGRYEDYSDFGDRFSGKLSARYAFTDKVALRATASSGFRAPSLPQQGYQAVTSQFTNGVFVERGTFPTTSQAAQALGASPLKAETSTSYSLGLVLQPVDRLYITVDAYQIDIDDRIALSSSITTNAASSALLAGLGLPQVTAFSYFTNGLDTRTRGVDFVSSYTVPFSASSLELTAAYSYNDTEVQRVGGTPAVFGTLGLTQSLIGRDEIGRIEDSYPHDKTILSGTWRSDHWELGLAATRYGKFTVRNSATAARDQTYGDKWVLDASASYKPSANWTLTVGADNLLNEYPDRTEDLQNSTFGMLPYSNYSPFGFNGAYVYGRIKYNW from the coding sequence ATGACCCGCAAGACCAGCCTGATCGCCGCCGCCGTCGCTGTCGCACTCGGTGGTTCTCCGTTCGTTGCCGTCGCCCAGCAGGCCGGCACCGCCGCCAACACCCTGGATACGGTGATCGTCACCGGCACCCGCGTGGCCGACCGCACGGTCGCCGAATCGCAGTCGCCGATCGACATCATCACCCCCGAGATCCTGCAGTCCACCGGTACCGGTGAGCTGGCCACCGCGCTGTCGCGGGCGCTGCCGTCGCTGAACTTCCCGCGCCCGGCGCTGACCGACGGCACCAGCGGCGTGCGCCCGGCGCAGCTGCGCGGCCTGTCACCGGACCAGGTGCTGGTGCTGGTCAACGGCAAGCGCCGCCACACCTCGGCGATGATCAACGTCAACGGCAGCATCGGCCGTGGTTCGTCGGCGGTGGACATCAACGCGATTCCGATCGCCGCCATCGAGCGCGTGGAAGTGCTGCGTGACGGTGCCTCCGCACAGTACGGTTCGGATGCCATCGCCGGCGTCATCAACATCGTGCTGAAGGGCGGCGGCAGTGGCGGCAGCCTGGCCGTCGACTACGGCCAGTACTCGGCCGGCGACGGCAACAAGTACCAGCTGTCCGGCGATACCGGCGTGGAGTTCGGCAACGGCCGTGGCCGCGTGCACGTGGCCGGCCAGATCAGCCAGCAGGATGAAAGCGACCGCGCCGGTCCGTACCGCGGTACCACGCCGAACACCGGCAACTTCCCCAGCATCGGCCAGACCACCTTCATCGTCGGTGACCCGAAGGTCGACGCCACCGCGGCCTCGGTCAATGCCAGCTTTGATTTCAGCGACCACGTGACCGGCTATGCCAGCGCGCTGCTCAGCAACCGCGACATCACCTCGTTCGCGTTCTATCGTTCGCGCAACCACAGCGGCCAGACCGCGCTGCTGGCGCAGACCTATCCGGACGGCTACGTGCCGCAGATCAACCAGTACTCCAAGGACCGCTCGCTGGTGGCCGGCGTCAAGGGCAACACCGACAACGGCTGGACCTGGGACCTGAGCCTGAACCACGGCGAGAACACCCTGGATTTCCACACCCGCAACAGCATCAACTACAGCCTGGGCGCGACCAGCCCGCGTTCGTTCTACGACGGCACGCTGAAGTACCAGCAGGACATCTTCAACGCCGACCTGACCAAGTCGCTGGACTGGGGCCTGGCCTATCCGGTCACGCTGTCCTTCGGCGGTGAGTACCGTCGCGAGAAGTGGGACCAGAACCCGGGTGAACTGAACTCCTACACCGGCAGCGGTGCACAGGGCTTCGCCGGCTTCACCCCGACCAACGAAGTGCACACCGACCGCCACAACTACGCGGTCTATGCGGGCCTGGAAGCGGACCTGACCGAGAAGTTCTCGGCCGGCATCACCGGCCGCTACGAGGATTACTCGGACTTCGGCGACCGCTTCTCCGGCAAGCTGTCGGCGCGCTACGCGTTCACCGACAAGGTCGCGCTGCGTGCCACCGCCTCCAGCGGCTTCCGCGCACCGTCGCTGCCGCAGCAGGGCTACCAGGCGGTGACCAGCCAGTTCACCAACGGCGTGTTCGTCGAACGCGGCACCTTCCCGACCACCAGCCAGGCCGCACAGGCGCTGGGCGCCTCGCCGCTGAAGGCCGAGACGTCCACCTCCTACAGCCTGGGCCTGGTACTGCAGCCGGTCGACCGCCTGTACATCACTGTCGATGCCTACCAGATCGACATCGATGACCGCATCGCGCTGTCGTCCAGCATCACCACCAACGCTGCCAGCAGCGCCCTGCTGGCCGGCCTGGGCCTGCCGCAGGTAACCGCGTTCTCATACTTCACCAATGGCCTGGACACCCGCACCCGCGGCGTTGACTTCGTGTCCAGCTACACCGTGCCGTTCAGCGCCAGCAGTCTGGAACTGACCGCGGCGTACAGCTACAACGACACCGAGGTACAGCGCGTAGGCGGCACGCCGGCGGTGTTCGGGACGCTGGGCCTGACCCAGTCGCTGATCGGCCGCGATGAGATCGGCCGCATCGAAGACAGCTACCCACACGACAAGACCATCCTCAGCGGCACCTGGCGTTCGGATCACTGGGAACTGGGCCTGGCGGCGACCCGCTACGGCAAGTTCACCGTGCGCAACTCGGCCACCGCCGCGCGTGACCAGACCTACGGCGACAAGTGGGTGCTGGATGCTTCGGCCAGCTACAAGCCGAGCGCGAACTGGACGCTGACGGTGGGTGCGGACAACCTGCTGAACGAGTACCCGGACCGCACCGAAGACCTGCAGAACTCGACCTTCGGCATGCTGCCGTACAGCAACTACTCACCGTTCGGCTTCAACGGCGCGTATGTCTACGGGCGGATCAAATACAACTGGTAA
- a CDS encoding ABC-F family ATP-binding cassette domain-containing protein, which translates to MISLRNFALRRGERLLLSNVDLTLHAGYRVGVVGRNGAGKSSLFAAVKGELEADKGDVDLPGKIRIASVAQETPSLPDPALSFVLGGDIEVAAVLAAEADATAREDWEAVAEAHTRMAELNAYDAEARAGKLLHGLGFPAETHHRAVSSFSGGWRVRLNLARALMMPSDLLLLDEPTNHLDLDAVYWLEQWLLKYPGTLLLISHDREFLDNVATHTLHLHGGGAKLYPGGYTDFERQRAEQLRQQQIAHEKEQAERAHLQSFIDRFKAQASKAAQAQSRMKRLAKLAGTEAVRAEREFRIEFAPPAKLPFSLIRLNHVEAGYGSDSVILHNVGFGLEAGQRIGLLGPNGAGKTTLVKTLVGELAPIAGERAAHPDLRIGYFAQHTVESLHEGQSPMEHFRDLAPDAPNQSFRDFLGKWNFPGDRAFEPVDGFSGGERARLALALIAWQQPNVLLLDEPTNHLDLEMREALAEALADFDGAIVMVSHDRHLIGLVCDTFWRVADGVVEPFDGDLDAYAAWLRTRPQAQGTKARMEQVEEPVVVTTTPVAQVVQKKPVNPHKLASAEAKVAELEGVLAELDRQLADSSNYADATRMAVLGRDREAAAAQLEKAEAAWMELLES; encoded by the coding sequence ATGATTTCGCTTCGTAATTTCGCCTTGCGCCGCGGCGAGCGGCTGCTGTTGTCCAATGTCGACCTGACCCTGCACGCCGGTTACCGGGTAGGCGTGGTCGGCCGCAACGGTGCTGGCAAGTCCAGCCTGTTCGCGGCGGTGAAGGGCGAACTGGAGGCCGACAAGGGTGACGTCGACCTGCCCGGCAAGATCCGCATCGCCAGCGTCGCCCAGGAAACCCCGTCGCTGCCGGACCCGGCGCTGAGCTTCGTGCTGGGTGGCGACATTGAGGTTGCCGCCGTGCTGGCGGCTGAGGCCGACGCTACCGCCCGCGAGGACTGGGAAGCGGTGGCCGAGGCGCATACGCGCATGGCCGAGCTGAATGCCTACGACGCCGAAGCGCGCGCCGGCAAGCTGCTGCACGGCCTGGGTTTCCCGGCCGAAACGCACCACCGCGCGGTGTCCTCGTTCTCCGGTGGCTGGCGCGTGCGCCTGAACCTGGCCCGCGCGCTGATGATGCCCAGCGACCTGCTGCTGCTCGACGAACCGACCAACCACCTGGATCTGGATGCGGTGTACTGGCTGGAACAGTGGCTGCTGAAGTACCCGGGCACCCTGCTGCTGATCTCGCATGACCGCGAGTTCCTCGACAACGTGGCCACCCACACCCTGCACCTGCACGGTGGCGGCGCCAAGCTGTACCCGGGCGGCTATACCGACTTCGAACGCCAGCGCGCCGAACAGCTGCGCCAGCAGCAGATCGCGCACGAGAAGGAACAGGCCGAACGCGCCCACCTGCAGAGCTTCATCGACCGCTTCAAGGCCCAGGCCAGCAAGGCCGCGCAGGCGCAGAGCCGGATGAAGCGACTGGCCAAGCTGGCCGGTACCGAGGCAGTGCGCGCCGAGCGCGAGTTCCGCATCGAGTTCGCGCCGCCGGCCAAGCTGCCGTTCTCGCTGATCCGCCTGAACCACGTCGAGGCCGGCTACGGCAGCGACTCGGTGATCCTGCACAACGTGGGCTTCGGCCTGGAAGCGGGCCAGCGCATCGGCCTGCTGGGCCCCAATGGTGCGGGTAAAACCACCCTGGTGAAGACCCTGGTGGGTGAACTGGCACCGATCGCCGGCGAGCGCGCCGCGCACCCGGACCTGCGCATCGGCTACTTCGCCCAGCACACGGTGGAGTCACTGCATGAAGGCCAGTCGCCGATGGAGCACTTCCGCGACCTGGCACCGGATGCACCGAACCAGTCGTTCCGCGACTTCCTGGGCAAGTGGAATTTCCCGGGCGACCGTGCCTTTGAACCGGTGGATGGTTTCTCCGGCGGCGAGCGTGCGCGCCTGGCGCTGGCGCTGATCGCCTGGCAGCAGCCGAACGTGCTGCTGCTGGACGAACCGACCAACCACCTTGACCTGGAAATGCGCGAAGCGCTGGCCGAAGCGCTGGCCGATTTCGACGGCGCGATCGTGATGGTCTCGCATGATCGCCATCTGATCGGCCTGGTCTGCGACACCTTCTGGCGTGTGGCCGATGGCGTGGTCGAGCCGTTCGACGGTGACCTCGACGCCTATGCCGCCTGGCTGCGTACCCGCCCGCAGGCGCAGGGCACCAAGGCGCGGATGGAGCAGGTGGAGGAGCCGGTGGTGGTCACCACCACCCCAGTGGCGCAGGTGGTGCAGAAGAAGCCGGTCAACCCGCACAAGCTGGCCAGTGCAGAAGCCAAGGTCGCCGAGCTGGAAGGTGTGCTGGCCGAACTGGACCGACAGCTCGCCGACTCCAGCAACTACGCCGATGCCACGCGCATGGCCGTGCTTGGCCGCGACCGCGAAGCTGCCGCCGCGCAGCTGGAAAAGGCCGAAGCGGCCTGGATGGAGCTGCTGGAGTCCTGA
- the ampR gene encoding LysR family transcriptional regulator AmpR yields the protein MLHPTLSLNALRAFEAAARHQNFTRAALELCVSQAALSHQIRGLEDRLGIRLFHRLPRGVALTEEGAALYPVLNESFERISASIARYTGGPAREVLTIGVVGTFATGWLLPRLAAFDAAHPDIELRLQTHNNRIDLAGEGLDLAIRFGDGDWQGQTCTAILDAPFAPLCAPALARRLKHPRDLAALPLLRSYRSDEWPRWLKMAGANGVEARGPVFDSSLTLAVAAAGGAGVALLPLRMFEADLAEGRLLQPFATTLELGRYWLTRLRSRAEREPAKRFREWLQAQG from the coding sequence ATGCTGCATCCCACTCTGTCGCTGAATGCACTGCGCGCCTTCGAAGCCGCGGCTCGCCACCAGAACTTCACTCGTGCGGCGCTGGAGCTGTGCGTGAGCCAGGCGGCGTTGAGCCACCAGATACGCGGACTGGAAGACCGGCTGGGCATCCGCCTGTTCCATCGCCTGCCCCGCGGCGTGGCGCTGACCGAAGAGGGAGCGGCGCTGTATCCGGTGCTCAATGAATCGTTCGAGCGCATATCGGCCAGCATCGCCCGCTACACCGGCGGCCCTGCGCGGGAGGTGCTGACGATCGGCGTGGTCGGCACCTTCGCCACCGGTTGGCTGCTGCCACGCCTGGCCGCGTTCGACGCCGCGCACCCGGATATCGAACTGCGCCTGCAGACCCACAACAACCGCATCGACCTGGCTGGCGAGGGCCTGGATCTGGCGATCCGTTTTGGCGATGGCGACTGGCAGGGGCAGACCTGCACGGCGATCCTGGATGCGCCGTTCGCACCGTTGTGTGCGCCGGCACTGGCGCGCCGGCTGAAGCATCCGCGGGACCTGGCGGCCTTGCCGCTGCTGCGTTCGTACCGCAGCGACGAATGGCCACGGTGGCTGAAGATGGCCGGGGCCAACGGCGTGGAAGCACGCGGCCCGGTGTTCGATTCGTCGTTGACGCTGGCCGTGGCTGCCGCTGGTGGCGCAGGCGTGGCCTTGCTGCCGCTGCGCATGTTCGAGGCGGACCTGGCCGAGGGCCGGCTGCTGCAACCGTTTGCCACTACGCTGGAACTGGGCCGCTACTGGCTGACCCGGCTGCGTTCGCGTGCAGAGCGGGAACCGGCCAAGCGGTTCCGCGAATGGCTGCAGGCGCAGGGGTGA
- the blaL2 gene encoding L2 family extended-spectrum class A beta-lactamase, which produces MLARRRFLQFSSAAVASTLALPLLAQAARATSTPAAAASAFASATDFAALERACSGRLGVTLLDTRSGRRLGHRQDERFPLCSTFKSVLAATVLKQAERDPALLEQRLPVRAQDILEHAPVTRRHVGKDLTVRDLCRATLITSDNTAANLLFAAIGGPPAVTAFLRATGDTITRSDRLEPELNSFAIDDPRDTTTPAAIAATLQRLVLGDALQPGSRQQLADWLIDNETGDACLRAGLGKRWRVGDKTGSNGEDARNDIAVLWPVQGGSPWVLTAYLQAGAISFEQRAAVLAQVGRIADGLIA; this is translated from the coding sequence ATGCTCGCTCGTCGCCGATTCCTGCAGTTCAGCAGTGCTGCTGTTGCCTCCACGCTTGCGTTGCCGCTGCTGGCCCAGGCTGCCCGTGCCACCAGCACGCCGGCTGCGGCCGCATCGGCCTTCGCATCGGCCACCGATTTCGCCGCACTGGAAAGGGCGTGCAGCGGCCGCCTCGGCGTAACCCTGCTCGACACCCGCAGTGGTCGCCGCCTTGGTCATCGCCAGGACGAACGCTTCCCGCTCTGCAGCACCTTCAAGAGCGTGCTGGCTGCCACGGTGCTCAAGCAGGCCGAACGCGATCCGGCACTGTTGGAGCAGCGCCTGCCGGTGCGGGCCCAGGACATCCTCGAGCACGCGCCGGTTACCCGCCGCCACGTCGGCAAGGACCTGACCGTGCGTGACCTGTGCCGGGCCACGCTGATCACCAGTGACAACACCGCCGCCAATCTGCTGTTCGCCGCAATCGGTGGGCCGCCGGCGGTGACGGCATTCCTGCGTGCCACCGGCGACACGATCACCCGCAGCGATCGCCTGGAGCCGGAACTGAACAGCTTCGCCATCGACGACCCTCGCGACACCACCACCCCGGCGGCCATCGCTGCAACGCTGCAGCGGCTGGTGCTGGGCGATGCACTCCAGCCGGGCTCACGCCAGCAACTGGCCGACTGGCTGATCGACAACGAAACCGGCGATGCCTGCCTTCGTGCAGGCCTGGGCAAGCGTTGGCGGGTGGGCGACAAGACCGGCAGCAATGGCGAAGACGCGCGCAACGACATCGCCGTGTTGTGGCCGGTGCAGGGCGGTTCGCCCTGGGTGCTGACCGCCTATCTGCAGGCGGGCGCGATCAGCTTCGAACAGCGCGCGGCCGTGCTTGCGCAGGTCGGGCGGATCGCCGATGGACTGATCGCCTGA
- a CDS encoding cation:proton antiporter yields MSHELVYLLLIFALLVIPRALQRFSLPAPLTCLLFGIIGMLWLGDQAHDAVIGLLATLGISSLFLFAGLEVDLQALRRGMWPLLAHLVIRSATLFGVGWLAWRYAGLPWQAAGLLALALLTPSTGFIMDSLSRLGLSEDERFWVTSKAIAGELLALAALFIVLQAGDPAHMALSSTALLAMMVGLPLLFIALGRWVAPHAPGSEFSLLVMVGMVAAYITYLLGVYYLVGAFIAGLVARLLHQRMPLLASHENLHALRLFASFFVPFYFFNAGTKVPSEALSWEALGLGIVITMVVLPLRIAVVWLQRRVMFGESFRSSLRVSLALAPTLIFTLVLAAIMRDRFQIPAVLFGALLLYAALTTLLPSLVFRTPFDVDPVEQEPAGQGEDAPVAATEVVAAAPAAER; encoded by the coding sequence ATGAGCCATGAACTGGTCTACCTGCTGCTGATCTTCGCGCTGCTGGTGATCCCGCGCGCGCTGCAGCGGTTCAGCCTGCCCGCGCCCCTGACCTGCCTGCTGTTCGGCATCATCGGCATGCTCTGGCTGGGCGACCAGGCGCACGACGCGGTGATCGGCCTGCTGGCCACGCTCGGCATCTCCTCGCTGTTCCTGTTCGCCGGCCTGGAAGTGGACCTGCAGGCCCTGCGCCGCGGCATGTGGCCGCTGCTGGCGCATCTGGTCATCCGCAGTGCAACGTTGTTCGGCGTCGGCTGGTTGGCTTGGCGCTACGCGGGTCTGCCATGGCAGGCAGCAGGGCTGTTGGCGCTGGCGCTGCTGACCCCGTCCACCGGTTTCATCATGGATTCGCTGTCGCGCTTGGGGCTGAGCGAAGACGAACGTTTCTGGGTCACCAGCAAGGCCATCGCTGGGGAACTGCTGGCCCTGGCGGCGTTGTTCATCGTGCTGCAGGCGGGGGATCCGGCACACATGGCGCTGTCCAGCACGGCGCTGCTGGCGATGATGGTCGGCCTGCCGTTGCTGTTCATCGCGCTCGGTCGCTGGGTTGCGCCGCACGCACCGGGCTCGGAATTCTCGCTGCTGGTGATGGTTGGCATGGTGGCGGCGTACATCACCTACCTGCTGGGTGTGTACTACCTGGTCGGTGCGTTCATCGCCGGCCTGGTCGCGCGCCTGCTGCACCAGCGCATGCCGCTGCTGGCCTCGCATGAAAACCTGCATGCGCTGCGCCTGTTCGCCTCGTTCTTCGTGCCGTTCTACTTCTTCAACGCCGGTACCAAGGTGCCCAGCGAAGCGCTGAGCTGGGAGGCGCTGGGGCTGGGCATCGTCATCACCATGGTGGTGTTGCCACTGCGCATCGCCGTGGTCTGGCTGCAGCGCCGGGTGATGTTCGGTGAGAGCTTCCGCAGCAGCCTGCGCGTATCGCTGGCGCTGGCACCTACGTTGATCTTCACGCTGGTGCTGGCCGCGATCATGCGTGATCGCTTCCAGATTCCGGCGGTGCTGTTCGGTGCGTTGCTGTTGTACGCCGCATTGACCACGCTGCTGCCCTCGCTGGTGTTCCGCACGCCGTTCGATGTCGACCCGGTCGAGCAGGAGCCGGCAGGGCAGGGCGAAGATGCGCCGGTGGCGGCGACGGAAGTGGTTGCCGCCGCCCCAGCAGCCGAGCGTTGA
- a CDS encoding DUF3011 domain-containing protein has protein sequence MKPLSLASLAVILGSFTALALPSAPAAAQSGVVRCESQNNRERVCNTGWRDAQLVRQLSGSACVEGRTWGTRNGSIWVNNGCRAEFTQGRGGWGGGNGGGWGGGNGSGGTVRCESQDNRERSCPVGWRNARVVRQISGTQCVEGQNWGVRNGAIWVNRGCRAEFAEARGGWGGGNGGGWGGGNSNYTVTCSSNNNRQQSCNWDDRQGRPVLQQQLSGSACQEGRTWGYSRGNVWVSNGCRARFGTR, from the coding sequence ATGAAACCGCTGTCCCTGGCCAGCCTGGCCGTGATCCTCGGTAGCTTTACCGCGCTCGCCCTGCCCTCCGCACCTGCCGCCGCGCAGAGCGGGGTGGTCCGCTGCGAGAGCCAGAACAACCGCGAACGTGTCTGCAACACCGGTTGGCGCGACGCCCAACTGGTCCGCCAATTGTCCGGCTCGGCCTGCGTGGAGGGCCGCACCTGGGGCACCCGCAATGGCAGCATCTGGGTCAACAACGGCTGCCGCGCCGAGTTCACCCAGGGCCGCGGCGGCTGGGGGGGCGGCAACGGTGGCGGCTGGGGCGGCGGCAACGGCAGCGGCGGCACCGTGCGCTGCGAAAGCCAGGACAACCGTGAGCGCAGCTGCCCGGTCGGCTGGCGCAACGCGCGCGTGGTCCGGCAGATCTCCGGTACCCAATGCGTGGAAGGCCAGAACTGGGGCGTGCGCAACGGCGCAATCTGGGTCAACCGCGGCTGCCGCGCCGAGTTCGCCGAAGCCCGCGGTGGTTGGGGCGGCGGCAATGGCGGCGGCTGGGGGGGCGGCAACAGCAACTACACCGTGACCTGCAGCAGCAACAACAACCGCCAGCAGAGCTGCAACTGGGACGACCGCCAGGGCCGGCCGGTGCTGCAGCAGCAGCTGTCCGGCAGTGCCTGCCAGGAAGGTCGGACCTGGGGCTACTCGCGTGGCAACGTGTGGGTCAGCAACGGCTGCCGGGCGCGCTTCGGCACGCGCTGA